One genomic segment of bacterium includes these proteins:
- a CDS encoding YncE family protein, producing the protein MSLTCTASIVLPPHARDGGFDHGDVDAETGRVFVAHTAAGTVEVIDGVQVTHEGTIPGCPEASGVLCAPRERLVFAAARGAGKVLVVDPGSCRVAGEIAVGPKPNGLAWDGRRRRLLVADVGDFRARLADPRADTAARETALPGRPRWCVYDGARDRFLINIREPACVAVLDAGTAAVSARWPVSSAGPHGLDADFEGRRAFVACDGGRVAAVDLDTGREVAGAAIPGEPDAIWYNPDGSHLYVAIGQPGVIAVLDTREMAVVQEVATEAGAHTTAFDRTRRRLYVFLPRSCRADVYTEA; encoded by the coding sequence GCCGAGACCGGCCGCGTGTTCGTCGCGCACACGGCCGCCGGGACCGTCGAGGTCATCGACGGGGTACAGGTGACGCACGAGGGGACGATTCCGGGGTGCCCCGAAGCGAGCGGCGTGTTGTGCGCTCCTCGCGAGCGCTTGGTGTTTGCGGCGGCGCGCGGCGCGGGAAAGGTCCTCGTCGTCGACCCGGGCTCCTGCCGCGTCGCGGGCGAAATCGCCGTCGGCCCGAAGCCGAACGGACTGGCATGGGACGGGCGCCGCCGGCGGCTGCTCGTTGCCGACGTAGGGGATTTCCGAGCACGTCTTGCCGATCCGCGCGCGGACACCGCGGCGCGCGAAACGGCGCTGCCGGGCCGGCCTCGGTGGTGCGTGTACGACGGCGCCCGCGACCGGTTCCTGATCAACATCCGGGAGCCTGCGTGCGTGGCTGTGCTCGATGCCGGCACCGCCGCGGTCTCGGCCCGGTGGCCGGTCTCGTCGGCCGGCCCCCACGGTCTCGACGCGGATTTCGAGGGCCGGCGTGCCTTCGTCGCCTGCGACGGCGGCCGGGTCGCGGCCGTGGACCTCGATACCGGGCGGGAAGTCGCCGGGGCGGCGATCCCGGGGGAGCCGGACGCGATCTGGTACAACCCCGACGGGTCGCATCTCTACGTCGCAATCGGACAGCCCGGGGTCATCGCCGTCCTCGACACGCGGGAAATGGCCGTCGTGCAGGAGGTCGCGACGGAAGCCGGGGCCCACACCACCGCCTTCGACCGCACCCGGCGGCGGCTGTACGTCTTTCTTCCGCGCAGCTGCCGGGCGGACGTGTACACGGAGGCGTAA
- a CDS encoding chromate resistance protein ChrB domain-containing protein — protein sequence MSWLVFSYSLPSKARSSPRVAVWRRLRTLGAVSPKSGVYVLPGRPECMEAFQWLAQEVEDAKGEALLMHVDRFEGMSDQALVALFQGARRKDYEALSARVAEFRRSLKGARAGSGGARDALAKLRREHAEVARIDFFESPGSTAVAAELDRLEQHLAPAAPSAGRVERAALETYRTARWVTRPQPHVDRLACVWLIRRFVNPRAVVRYAPAAEPDEVPFDVPGAAFGHHGNLCTFETMLRAFDLDDPGLRAVAEIVHEIDLRDGRFSRPEVAGADAILGGWGGLGDAEREAHGVALFEGLYTSLARARTQPTRRLTGNRRDVGRR from the coding sequence GTGAGCTGGCTCGTCTTTTCCTACTCCCTGCCGTCCAAGGCGAGGTCGAGTCCGCGCGTCGCGGTGTGGCGGCGACTGCGCACGCTCGGCGCCGTGTCGCCGAAGAGCGGCGTGTACGTGCTGCCCGGGCGCCCGGAATGCATGGAAGCCTTTCAGTGGCTCGCTCAAGAGGTCGAGGACGCGAAGGGCGAAGCCCTCCTGATGCACGTCGACCGGTTCGAAGGCATGAGCGACCAGGCGCTCGTCGCGCTGTTCCAGGGCGCCCGCCGCAAAGACTACGAGGCGCTGAGCGCCCGCGTCGCGGAGTTCCGCCGGTCGCTGAAGGGCGCGCGGGCCGGTTCGGGCGGCGCGCGGGATGCCCTGGCGAAGCTCCGCCGCGAGCACGCCGAGGTCGCGCGGATCGACTTTTTCGAGTCGCCCGGCTCAACGGCCGTCGCGGCCGAACTCGATCGCCTGGAGCAGCATCTTGCCCCCGCGGCCCCGTCCGCCGGCCGCGTCGAGCGCGCCGCGCTCGAGACCTACCGGACCGCGCGGTGGGTGACGCGACCCCAGCCGCACGTCGACCGGCTGGCGTGCGTGTGGCTGATCCGCCGCTTCGTCAATCCGCGCGCGGTGGTACGCTATGCGCCGGCCGCGGAGCCCGACGAAGTCCCGTTCGACGTGCCCGGCGCGGCGTTCGGGCACCACGGCAATCTCTGTACGTTCGAGACGATGCTGCGCGCCTTCGACCTCGACGACCCCGGACTGCGCGCCGTCGCAGAGATCGTGCACGAGATCGATCTGCGGGACGGGCGTTTCTCGCGTCCGGAGGTCGCGGGCGCCGATGCGATCCTGGGCGGCTGGGGCGGCCTCGGCGACGCCGAACGGGAGGCACACGGCGTGGCGCTGTTCGAAGGGTTGTACACGTCGCTGGCCCGGGCGCGGACGCAACCCACCCGGCGCCTCACCGGTAACCGGCGCGACGTGGGGCGGCGGTGA
- the chrA gene encoding chromate efflux transporter yields the protein MGNDTPRAEHAAAHRVPIRDLVAYYLRLGTIGFGGPVALVGQMEKELVSERGWLTREEFREGVAVCQSLPGPLAIQVGIFISYIRGGFWGAWAGGWAFIVPNFVFVAALGALYAHFGDLPPVKGIFYGVSPAVIALIVYSCYRLAKLGMEDRLQWTIAAGCFAVTVALRAEVAVLFIAAGAIGIAYYGTLLRRRSGAPAIPLLAAVPLAAGPAAPAIFGRLLVFFLKAGSLTFGSGLVIVPFLEKGLVQQTGWLTGPQFLVAVAMGMLSPGPVVITATFVGYLVAGPWGSLVSTVGIFLPSFLLILIVAPMLMRHRDNPNVQGFVKGAYAAAIGTIMGAGVLLGRIAIGDWLTGLIAVTSLLALARWKVSSPLLVAATAVVGLVGFEILKPAWVFVK from the coding sequence ATGGGGAACGACACGCCGCGCGCCGAGCACGCTGCCGCCCACCGCGTGCCCATCCGTGACCTCGTCGCCTACTACCTGCGGCTCGGGACGATCGGCTTCGGCGGACCGGTAGCGCTGGTCGGGCAGATGGAAAAGGAGCTGGTCTCGGAGCGCGGCTGGCTCACGCGGGAAGAGTTTCGAGAGGGCGTCGCCGTGTGCCAGTCCCTGCCCGGGCCCCTCGCGATCCAGGTGGGCATCTTCATCTCATACATCCGCGGTGGATTTTGGGGCGCCTGGGCGGGAGGGTGGGCGTTCATCGTCCCCAACTTTGTCTTCGTCGCGGCGCTGGGCGCGCTCTACGCCCACTTCGGCGACCTACCGCCGGTGAAGGGCATTTTCTACGGCGTCAGCCCGGCCGTGATCGCACTGATCGTGTATTCCTGTTATCGCCTCGCCAAGCTCGGGATGGAAGATCGGCTGCAGTGGACCATCGCCGCCGGGTGTTTCGCCGTCACTGTGGCCCTACGGGCGGAGGTCGCGGTCCTGTTCATCGCCGCGGGCGCGATCGGGATCGCATATTACGGCACCCTCCTCCGCCGGCGGTCGGGAGCACCGGCAATCCCTCTGCTGGCCGCCGTGCCGCTTGCGGCCGGCCCTGCGGCGCCGGCGATCTTCGGCCGGCTGCTTGTGTTCTTTTTGAAGGCCGGAAGCCTCACGTTCGGAAGCGGGCTTGTCATTGTGCCCTTTCTCGAGAAAGGCCTCGTGCAGCAGACCGGCTGGCTCACCGGGCCGCAGTTCCTGGTAGCCGTCGCGATGGGAATGCTGAGCCCCGGGCCCGTCGTCATCACGGCGACGTTCGTCGGCTACCTGGTCGCGGGCCCGTGGGGATCGCTCGTGTCGACGGTCGGCATCTTTCTACCGTCGTTTCTCCTCATCTTGATCGTCGCGCCGATGCTGATGCGCCACCGCGACAATCCCAACGTCCAGGGCTTCGTGAAGGGAGCGTACGCGGCGGCGATCGGCACCATCATGGGCGCGGGCGTGCTGCTGGGACGAATCGCGATCGGCGATTGGCTCACCGGGCTGATCGCCGTCACGAGCCTCCTCGCGCTCGCCCGCTGGAAGGTGAGCAGTCCGCTGCTCGTGGCCGCCACCGCCGTCGTCGGCCTCGTGGGCTTCGAGATCCTCAAACCCGCGTGGGTCTTCGTCAAGTGA